The window CCGTTACTTCAGCGCCGGCTGGCAGGAGGCTCTGGCGCTGCACTTCAGCACTTACGGCAAGCGCACGCTGTTACTGGATGCGCAGCAGGTTCACGAAGCCGATCTGGTGTTCTGCTATTTTCCTCCCGGCGTGCAAAGCTGTTTTTGTCACTTCTTTGAGACGCAGACCGCGGGGCGCAAAACGCTGTATTTCTCGTTGCGAACGCCGGAGGGGCGGCATAAGCGCACCGTTGGGAACCGTTGCGCGCTGGAGGCCGGTGTTATCTACCACGATACGCCGTTGGTCTCGGCGCTGTATCAGGTGAGCGCCGAGCTGGAACGGCGCAGCAAATGGCCGGGCAGGCCGGGTTGTGGCAGGAACTGCATATGCCAGCACCGCGGCCTGACGCTGCGCGAACAGGAGATCATGCGCTGTATGACGCGGGAGATGGGGGTGACGCAAATCGCACGGATGCTGGACATCAGCGTGAAAACCGTCAGCAACCACAAGATGAGCGTTATGCGCAAAATGGGATTCCGGCGTAATGCCGAGCTTTATGGGTGGCTGCGACACAGCGCCCGTCCCGGCGCCATGGGGCTCGAACCGGCATTCAGCCGGGCGTTGCGGCAGGGAAGGAACGGCATTGAGACGGCGCCGGCCAAATCGGACCGGCCGGCGCCTTAAGTGCCTTACCGTGGCGATCAGTTGCAGGCCACGACCTTGATCGCCAGCCCGCCCTGTGAGGTTTCGCGGTATTTGGCGTTCATGTCTTTGCCGGTTTCGTACATGGTTTCGATGACCTTATCCAGACAAACCCGCGGTTGGCTGGTGCGGCGCATCGCCATGCGCGCGGCATTGACTGCCTTGACGGCGGAAATGGCGTTGCGTTCGATGCAAGGCACCTGAACCTGGCCGGCGAGCGGATCGCAGGTCAGTCCCAAATGGTGCTCCATGGCGATCTCCGCCGCGATGCACACCTGCGCCGGGCTGCCGCCCAGCAGCTCGGTCAACCCGGCCGCCGCCATCGAGCAGGCGACGCCCACTTCCCCCTGGCAACCCACTTCGGCGCCGGAGATCGAGGCGTTCATCTTGTACAGCGCGCCAATCACGCCGGACGCCAGGAAGTAGCGGGTGTAGGAATTGGCGTTCACCGGGCGGATGAACTTGTCGTAGTAGGCCAGCACCGCAGGGATGATGCCGCAGGCGCCGTTGGTCGGGGCGGTAACCACGCGGCCACCGGCGGCGTTCTCTTCGTTGACCGCCAGCGCGAACATGTTGATCCAATCGACCACGTTCATCGGGTCGATATTGTTCTTGTCTCCGGTCACCAGAATGCGGCGCAGCGCGGCGGCGCGGCGCGGCACCTTCATCGGGCCGGGCAGCAGGCCTTCGGTGTTGATGCCGCGCTCAATACCGGCGCTCATCACCTGCCAGACGTCGGCGAAGTGCGCGTCGATATCCGCTTTGCTGCGCAGCGCCAGCTCGTTCTGCATCACCAGGCCGGACAACGACAGCCCGGTCTCTTTGCAATGCTGCTGCAAATCGTGCGCCGATTTGAACGGGTAGGGCACCGGCGTTGCGCCCTCGGCGGACTGGCCGAAGTGCTCTTCGTCGACGATGAAACCGCCGCCGATCGAGTAATAGGTTTTGCTGTGCAGCAAGCGTTCACCGGCGAAGGCGCGGATGCGCATGCCGTTTTCGTGCAGCGGCAGGTTATCGCCGTGGAAATTCATGCCGCCATGCTGCGGGAAATCCACCTCGTGGTGGCCGTTGGCCAGCGGCAGGCGGCCGCGCTGTTCGACGTCGCGGATAAAGCCCGGAATGCTGTCGATGTCCACGTCGTGCGGCAGGTTGCCGGCCAGGCCCATGATGATGGCGATATCGGTATGGTGGCCTTTACCGGTTAACGACAGCGAACCGTACACGTCGACCACCACGCGGGTGGTGTCCTGCAGCTGCTGGTGGGCGATCAGATCGTCAATGAACTGTTTGCCGGCTTTCATCGGACCAACGGTGTGAGAACTGGATGGGCCAATGCCAATTTTGAAAATATCGAAAACGCTGACCATGGTCTCGCCTCCTTCTTCAGGTTTCAGGCGGTGAATACGGGAAATGGGGGCAGTGCGGGAGGGCCGGCGCGCAGCGGCGCCGGCCGGACGTGATTAGCCGAGCAGGCTGAACACGATAGCAGAGATGGCGATCAGACCCATCACAACCACAAATACGTTGCTGATGTGGCCGCTGTACTTGCGCATGGCAGGCACTTTACGGATGGCGTACATCGGCATCAGGAACAGCAGCATGGCGATGATTGGGCCACCCAGGGTTTCGATCATGCCCAGGATGCTCGGGTTCAGGGTGGCGACGATCCAGGTGGTCACCAGCATGAAGATAGCGGTCATGCGGTTCAGCTTGGCGGTGCTGACGGTTTTTCCGCGGCTCTTCATTGACTTGGCAACCAGGCCGTTGAAGCCTTCACGGGCGCCCAGGTAGTGGCCCAGGAACGATTTGGTGATGGCGACGAAGGCGATAACCGGCGCGATGTACTCGATCATCGGGTTGTTAAAGTGGTTAGCCAGGTAAGACAGAATCGAGATGTTCTGCGCCTTGGCTTCCGCCAGGTTTTCCGGCGTCAGGCTCAGCACGCAGCTGAACACGAAGAACATCACGGTCAGCACCATCATGATGTGCGCGTAAGCCAGAATGCGGGAGCATTTCTTCTCGGCGTCCGCGCCGTACTCTTCGCGTTTGGCGACGGCGAAGGCGGAGATGATCGGCGAGTGGTTGAAGGAGAACACCATCACCGGGATCGCCAGCCACAGAGTCATGATCAGGCCGTGACCCATGCCGGTACCGCTGCCGGACAGCGACACGTTTTCGAAGATGGCGCCGGTCCAGTTAGGGATCAGGTATACCGCCAGCAGCATCAGCACCGCTACGAACGGGAAGACCAGGATGCTCATGGTTTTCACGATGGCCTGCTCACCGAAGCGCACGATGGTCATCAGGCCGACGATCAGGATCAGCGACAGGATGGCGCGCGGCGGCGACGTCATGCCCAACTGGTGGGTGATGAAGCTGTCGACGGTATTGGTGATCGCCACGCTGTAAACCAACAGAATCGGGTAGATGGCGAAGAAGTACAGCAGGGTGATCAGTTTACCGGCGGTGATGCCGAAGTGCTCTTCCACCACGGCGGTGATGTCTTCACCGGGATTTTTGCCGGACAGAACGAAACGGCACAGGCCGCGGTGGGCAAAGAAGGTCATCGGGAAAGCGATGATGGCCATGATGATCAGAGGAATCAAACCGCCGATGCCGGCGTTGATGGGCAAGAACAGGACGCCTGCGCCGATGGCGGTGCCGTACAGGCCCAACATCCACATGGTATCCGTTTTACGCCAGGTACTGCTGGAGCCCGAGGCCGCAGAGGCAATTGTGCCGGTCTGTGTAGTGTCCATAAATATCTCCGAAGTGAACACGAATTTAAAATTAAAAGGCAAAACTTAAGGTTAAACCGTCAAACGTCCTATTCAGGCAACGCTTGCGGTAAGAATCAGGTGTTGCTTGCGGGGATGTTTTGGCGTCCCCCTGGTTGTTTATTGCGTTCATTACCAAGGCACAGCGCCGGGTAATTCACTAAAGACTTTTCACCTTCACGGGTGATAAAAGTCGTTACCGCTGCCGACAGGTCATTGCCTGTCGATTTTTGTTGGCGGCAAGATAACGATTTACAGTAGAAACAACCGTGATCCTGCTCTCAAATGCGTAATATGTGCAGTTATCTGCTTTTTCATCGATTTTTCGCGCATTTGTTGCACATTTGTGTAAGATTTTGTGCTGAGAACGCTCTCATAAAAATTTCTGCGATTATGTGGCTTGTACAATAATTAGCCGGATAAAGCGCTGTGCCCAGCAGCAAGCCGAGCAATATATTTTATGCGTGGTTTTGGATCTAGCTAAAAACCCGGATTAAGCAGTTTTAGTGATGTGGATCACATTGTGTTTTTAAGGTAAATTGAATTTATCTTTTTGTTTTTAATGATTTTTATTTAAAATTCACCGCTAGTAACGAAGGGAAATTACTTACGTGGTTAGCGGATAAAAATGCGTAACCATTCATCATATAAATAACAGATACCTAACAGGTATTGGTGAGATTTGCTGCAATCGCGTAAACCGCCGTTTATTTAAACTTCCTGGCCTTTGGCACGATTTATCATATAAAAGCCATAAATAGCCGTTAATTCACCCAGCCGACCGCGTGTTTAGCCTGCGAAAAAATAATCACTCGGGTGAGCTGTTGCATTTTATTAACCTGATGTTGCGTGCGGATAAGCGAAAAACGCGAATTGATTGCGCATTATTTGTTCATTTTCCGGCGGGGAAAGAGGGATATCGACGCGGTGCGCCGTCGGTTATGACGGCGCTGAAGGCGAATTAATAGCGGATAGCGATGGCGTTGTCGTTGAAGAACGCCAGGAAGTCGGCGCCCGGCTGGCGATCGGTGATCACCCGATCGAACTGCATCAGCGGGCCGATGCAGGCCGGCTTGGTTTTGCCGAACTTGCTGTGGTCTGCCACCAGGATCTTTTGCTGCGCCATCGCCATGGCGCGATGCTTCATCTCCAGCTCGTCGAAGTTGAAGCAGGTGGCGCCGTGCTGCAGGCTGAGGCCGGCGGCGGAGATAAAGGCGATGTTCGGGCAGATGTGATCGAGCTCGTTGCGGCCGCCGACGCTGGAAAAGATGTAGTTGTTCGGCTTGAACTCGCCGCCGCACAGAACCACCTTGCAGTTCGGTTTGTCCTGCAGCGCCAGGAAGGTGTTCAGCGAATGACACACGGCGGTGAAAGCCAGCTCGTCGGCGATGGCGTCGATGATCGCCGGGGTGGTGGTGCCGCAGTCAAAAAACACCGTGTCGTTTTCATTGATCAGCGGCGCTGCCAGCAGTCCGATGCGCCGTTTCTCCGTGACCTGTTTGGCTTTTTGATCGGAAACGAAGTAGTTGGTCACGCCGTTGCTGCGCGGATCGGTCACCACGTAGCCGCCGAGCAACACCACGGCCGCCGGTTCGGCGCTTAGATCGCGGCGAATGGTCATCTCCGAGACCCCCAGCAGCGCGGCGGCTTCTTTCAGGTGGATCTTGTCAGCGCGTTTTAACGCCTGAACTAACCGGTTGATACGTTCTTCGCGCCGCGTTTCCATAGATCCGTCTTCCCACAGGTAATAGAGATAAAAGGCGAGCCGGCATTTCCGACGCTAAACACAACGATGCGGGGCAATATCGGGCCGCATCAGCCGCCCGTATTGTCCCGCATCGGAGTGTATGGCCATGCCCGTCAGGGCGAGCCGACGATCAGTAGCTGCCCGCCGCCGGCTGGGCGCCGGAGACGATGGCGACGCCGGAGCTGGTGCCGATACGCGTGGCGCCGGCTTTGATCATCTTCTCGGCGGTGGCGCGATCGCGCACGGCGCCGGAAGCTTTCACGCCCATTTCGCTGCCCACGGTCTCGCGCATCAGTTTGACGTGCTCTTCCCGAGCGCCGCCGGTGCTGAAGCCGGTGGAGGTTTTCACGAAGGCGACATCGAGTTCGCGACACATTTCACAAACCTGGACGATCTGCGCATCGCTGAGCAGGCAGGTTTCCAATATTACCTTCAACGGGATCGCCGCGCAAACCTCGCGCACGGCGGCGATGTCGGCTTTCACTTCGTCCAGCAGGCCGCTTTTCAACCAGCCGACGTTGATCACCATGTCGATCTCTTGCGCGCCGGCGGCGATCGCCGCTTTGGCTTCAAAGGCTTTGGCGACGGTCAGGCCGGCGCCCAGCGGGAAACCGATCACCGAGCAGACTTTCACGGTGCTTTCCTGCAGCAGCTGGGCCGCCAGCGGCACATAGCCGGAGTTGACGCATACCGCATAGAAGTTGTGCTGCTGCGCTTCTTCGCACAGTTTGGCGATCTGCATTTCGGTGGCGTCCATGGCCAGCAGGGTGTGGTCAACATAGCTGGCGTAATCGATGCTTTCGGTGGTCATCGCGGTTCCTTAGTGAAGTTGAGAAAAGAGCATGGATAGGTAATGTGAAAATAATAACATTCCAACATCGATAAACCTAGCGGGATTTGAAAAATGTCGACGAGATCATAGTTACTTCACTGTTATCTGTATAACTTAGGGGAGAGTTATTTGTTATTTTAATAACATTTTCAGTGGCTGCTCGCGGCCTGCACGGGCGAAACGTCGAGGGGAAAAAAGATGGAGATCAACATCGATCTGGCTCCTGAAGCTTTCGGGACGCATCGGCAGGAACTGTTCCGCAACGCGGATTTCGCGGTGAGCGCGCATCGCTGCGCAGAACGCGGGCTGATGCTGACGCTGGCGAATTGCCGTGGCGCGCTGAGGGTTTTACCGTATCAGGGCCTCGCGATCTGGGACGCTGAGTTTGACGGTCATTCGCTGAAATCGGGCCGCCGCAGCGCGCGGGGCGCCGGAAGAAAGCGCGCTGACGACGCCGCGTTCTGTCCCGCCTGGCCGGGTCACGACGGCGCGCCGATCCAGATGCAACGCGTGTGGCTGCAGCTGGCGGGCGATGAGCTGACGTTGCACGGTGAAGGCGAGCGGTTGGGCGAGCGTTGGCGCATCGGCCCGGCGCTGCGTCTGGCGGCCCAGAGCGCGCAGTTCGCCATAGAGATGAAGATTACCAACCTGGGCGAGCGGCCGCAGCCGCTGCGCTATGTTTGCCGCCTCAACTATGATTGCATTCCCGACGCGGTATTCCGCCAGAACCTGCCGACGCCGGCTTTGTCAGGGGATACGATCGGGCAGGAACTGCTGTGCTCCGACGATCTGACGCGCTACGTGGATCAGGCCGAGTTCTTTATGCTGGCGCCGCAAGGCCGCCGCTATGTGACGCGTTTTGCCACCGGGCAATTCAACTATGGCCTGCGGCGCATCGCTGTCCAGGGCAACAGGCGGCTGCTGGCTTTTATCCAGCCGGCGAACTGCCGCCCGAATGCGCCAGAGGGTGAGGGGGTGATGCTGGGAGCGGGAAAAACGCGGGCGTTTTGCGTGACCACCGGCGTGGTGTGAAAGCAGGGGCGGTAACGCCCCTGTCATGTTATGCGGTTATTCTTTCACCCAGCCGCGGCGAATGGCGAAGGCAAACAGGAAGCGATACAGACGCGACAGCTTGTCGGCGAGGACATCACCGAACAGATTCCATACCAGCTGAGCGAACAGGCAGCCGACCAGGCCGAGCAGGAAACCGCCGACCATATCCAGCGGCCAGTGCACGCCGAGGTAAACGCGTGACCAGGCGATGCCGACGGCGACAATCATCAGCAGCGCGCCGGACCAGACCCGGTGCCAGAACAGGAACGCCAGCGCAAAGGTAAAGATGGCGGTGCCGTGATCGCTGGGGAACGAGCTGTCCGGTGCGTGCGCCAGGAAGGTATAACCCACGCCGGCGACGAACGGACGCTCATGCGGCAGCAGCGCGCCGATAGCGGAGGCGGCAAGCATGGCGAACAGCAGCGCGATCGTGGTTTTCGCCACCACTTCGCGCTGTGAAACCAGCTGGCTTCGCGGCCCCCACAGCCACAGGCCGACGATCAGCAGCGGCACGATAATGATAAGATCGCGCGCCAAAAAGGTGGCGAAATCGATCATCCATTCGGGAGATGCCGGGGTCGCATTGATCCAGGCGAAAAGAACATGGTTTAACTGCTCCATAACCGTTACCTCATCTTGCGGCGCCAATAGCCGCTAATCATCCAATAAATAGCCAACTGGCTTAACCAAACCCACCAACCCGCCCACAGGTTATGGGTAAGAAAATGTGCGCCGCGCATGATCTGACCAAAGCCCATCAACATGCCGAGCGCAATGCCGCCGCACCAGCAGCACCAGGCCAGGCGCGGGCGCTGCGGATAAAACAGGAAAAATAACGCCATGACCGCGAAACCGCTCGAGGCGTGCCCGCCGGGGAAACAGCGACCGGGGCCCGGCAGCGCCGGTATCGCGCCGAATAAAGGGAAGGACATCGCCTTGCCGCCGTACTCGATCAGATCCCACGGACAGGAGTGCGCGCTGGTGGCCTTGAGAATGCCCACCACCAGCGGGCCGATGCCGAGAAGCAGCATGCTGACAATCAGGCGCGCGCTGCGGCGATAGATGCCCCAAAACAGCGTGAGCACCGCTCCCACGATCACTATCTGCTTCAACAGACGGTGATTGATCAGATCCAGCCAATAATTGTTTTGCCACGGGAAATGCCCGCTGGCGGCATCGTACCAATAATTGCTGATCGCCCAGTCCAGCTGTTCGTTGCGGGAGAGCCACAGGAATACCAAACCGCTGATCAGCAGGCCAAAAACTTGCCAACGGTAAAAGGATGTCGGCAGGGAGTAAAGGGCGGTTGTCTTAATTTGCTGTGCCGTTGAGGATTGATTTAATGACGATTCTGGATTCACGCGCAGGCTCGGTGACAGGATTGAATAGCGCCACTGTAATAATTCTGTCTTAAGAAAACCTTAGTCCTGCGGCAAGAGAACCCTCCGCTTGGGCGCCGGTCAGCGCGTGTTTCTCTCGTCTTAATCGGCGGTTTTTTGGGGTATTGCTCCGGTTAATGGGTTATATCGGGCGATTGTCACTATTTATAGCCTATTGTAAAGAAGATTAAACTTGTGGCGAGCATGGCGGTAGTGTATTAGTTTATAGGCGGATTATTTGACAAAAAGTGTAGGGATAAAACATGAACAAGGCATCCGTTGTATTTTCCGGCCTGCTGATGGCCGTTTCCGCCGGCGCTATGGCGGCGACCTCTGGCGATGACGCAGACATGAGCAAACAGCCGCTGGAAAAAGTCGCGCCTTACCCGAAAGCCGAGAAGGGCATGAATCGCCAGGTGATCTACCTGCCGAAGCAAGAGCACGAAGAGAACTACAAGGTCGAACTGCTGATCGGCAAGACGCTGGAAGTGGACTGCAACCGCCATATGATCGGCGGCACGCTGGAGACCAAAACCCTGTCCGGCTGGGGTTACGACTACCTGGTGCTGGAGAAGCTGTCTGAACCGGCCTCGACCATGATGGCCTGCCCGGACAACACCAAGACCAAGCAATTCATCGCCGCCAACCTGGGCGACGCCGCGATGCAGCGTTACAACAGCCGCCTGCCGATCGTGGTGTATGCGCCGAAAGACGCGGAAGTGAAATACCGCATCTGGAAAGCCGAAGATACCGTAAGCCAGGCTGAATCAAAGTAATCCGCGATTAGCGCTGTGAATACATGATCTTGTACCAAGCCGTTTGAAGAGCATTTTGCAATTATATGCGGCTCTTCAGGCGGTTTTTTATTTTCAGTCAGGAAAGCCGAGTGCTTAGCCAAATTTTTTCAACCTACAGAGGGAAAATAGAAAGTGACTCAAGCTAACAAGGTTAATATCCTTGGTTTAATGGCGTTTTTTTAATTCTCACTCGCAATATCCTCATTTTTATCCCCCTTTATCTCTGATTATATTGTTGTGAATTGCAATTATTTGGCTAATAACAAACCGTTTTGGTTACATAAATAAAAATATTCTTATTAATCATTTTATTGTTGTTTTATTGATTTTATTTAATGGCAAAGAGATGGAAATTAATTATTGTGCTGCTAGATTCATCAATGTAATTAGCTCCACGGCAATTACATTGTTCGCTAATTAATATCTAAAAAAACTTACGAGGATATTCCAATGGCTGATTGTAAATGCAATGAACAAGATCCGCATGCTCAAAATGAACATGTTGCTGATTTTACTGCGGTTGGATTTTCGCAAAAAACACCGGCGCCGGTACCTGTAGACCTTAAGCAGCAGGGGGTATTGGCGCTTAAACTTTCGGTTTGCGTTGGGGCCAGTTATAACCCAGCAAACAACCAAATTTGTTTTACCATTCCTATCTACGGTGACTTTTGCGTTTCTTCGCCTATTCCAATTCCCATTGGTGGGCAGCTTAAAGTGTGCGCAGAGACCTGTGGTTCCTTTAT of the Serratia marcescens subsp. marcescens ATCC 13880 genome contains:
- a CDS encoding helix-turn-helix domain-containing protein — encoded protein: MNTMIKIALFDENRYFSAGWQEALALHFSTYGKRTLLLDAQQVHEADLVFCYFPPGVQSCFCHFFETQTAGRKTLYFSLRTPEGRHKRTVGNRCALEAGVIYHDTPLVSALYQVSAELERRSKWPGRPGCGRNCICQHRGLTLREQEIMRCMTREMGVTQIARMLDISVKTVSNHKMSVMRKMGFRRNAELYGWLRHSARPGAMGLEPAFSRALRQGRNGIETAPAKSDRPAP
- a CDS encoding HAAAP family serine/threonine permease; this translates as MDTTQTGTIASAASGSSSTWRKTDTMWMLGLYGTAIGAGVLFLPINAGIGGLIPLIIMAIIAFPMTFFAHRGLCRFVLSGKNPGEDITAVVEEHFGITAGKLITLLYFFAIYPILLVYSVAITNTVDSFITHQLGMTSPPRAILSLILIVGLMTIVRFGEQAIVKTMSILVFPFVAVLMLLAVYLIPNWTGAIFENVSLSGSGTGMGHGLIMTLWLAIPVMVFSFNHSPIISAFAVAKREEYGADAEKKCSRILAYAHIMMVLTVMFFVFSCVLSLTPENLAEAKAQNISILSYLANHFNNPMIEYIAPVIAFVAITKSFLGHYLGAREGFNGLVAKSMKSRGKTVSTAKLNRMTAIFMLVTTWIVATLNPSILGMIETLGGPIIAMLLFLMPMYAIRKVPAMRKYSGHISNVFVVVMGLIAISAIVFSLLG
- a CDS encoding phosphatase PAP2 family protein; this encodes MNPESSLNQSSTAQQIKTTALYSLPTSFYRWQVFGLLISGLVFLWLSRNEQLDWAISNYWYDAASGHFPWQNNYWLDLINHRLLKQIVIVGAVLTLFWGIYRRSARLIVSMLLLGIGPLVVGILKATSAHSCPWDLIEYGGKAMSFPLFGAIPALPGPGRCFPGGHASSGFAVMALFFLFYPQRPRLAWCCWCGGIALGMLMGFGQIMRGAHFLTHNLWAGWWVWLSQLAIYWMISGYWRRKMR
- the deoC gene encoding deoxyribose-phosphate aldolase, which translates into the protein MTTESIDYASYVDHTLLAMDATEMQIAKLCEEAQQHNFYAVCVNSGYVPLAAQLLQESTVKVCSVIGFPLGAGLTVAKAFEAKAAIAAGAQEIDMVINVGWLKSGLLDEVKADIAAVREVCAAIPLKVILETCLLSDAQIVQVCEMCRELDVAFVKTSTGFSTGGAREEHVKLMRETVGSEMGVKASGAVRDRATAEKMIKAGATRIGTSSGVAIVSGAQPAAGSY
- a CDS encoding L-serine ammonia-lyase, encoding MVSVFDIFKIGIGPSSSHTVGPMKAGKQFIDDLIAHQQLQDTTRVVVDVYGSLSLTGKGHHTDIAIIMGLAGNLPHDVDIDSIPGFIRDVEQRGRLPLANGHHEVDFPQHGGMNFHGDNLPLHENGMRIRAFAGERLLHSKTYYSIGGGFIVDEEHFGQSAEGATPVPYPFKSAHDLQQHCKETGLSLSGLVMQNELALRSKADIDAHFADVWQVMSAGIERGINTEGLLPGPMKVPRRAAALRRILVTGDKNNIDPMNVVDWINMFALAVNEENAAGGRVVTAPTNGACGIIPAVLAYYDKFIRPVNANSYTRYFLASGVIGALYKMNASISGAEVGCQGEVGVACSMAAAGLTELLGGSPAQVCIAAEIAMEHHLGLTCDPLAGQVQVPCIERNAISAVKAVNAARMAMRRTSQPRVCLDKVIETMYETGKDMNAKYRETSQGGLAIKVVACN
- the deoR gene encoding DNA-binding transcriptional repressor DeoR, encoding METRREERINRLVQALKRADKIHLKEAAALLGVSEMTIRRDLSAEPAAVVLLGGYVVTDPRSNGVTNYFVSDQKAKQVTEKRRIGLLAAPLINENDTVFFDCGTTTPAIIDAIADELAFTAVCHSLNTFLALQDKPNCKVVLCGGEFKPNNYIFSSVGGRNELDHICPNIAFISAAGLSLQHGATCFNFDELEMKHRAMAMAQQKILVADHSKFGKTKPACIGPLMQFDRVITDRQPGADFLAFFNDNAIAIRY
- the ybjG gene encoding undecaprenyl-diphosphate phosphatase; protein product: MEQLNHVLFAWINATPASPEWMIDFATFLARDLIIIVPLLIVGLWLWGPRSQLVSQREVVAKTTIALLFAMLAASAIGALLPHERPFVAGVGYTFLAHAPDSSFPSDHGTAIFTFALAFLFWHRVWSGALLMIVAVGIAWSRVYLGVHWPLDMVGGFLLGLVGCLFAQLVWNLFGDVLADKLSRLYRFLFAFAIRRGWVKE
- the eco gene encoding serine protease inhibitor ecotin encodes the protein MNKASVVFSGLLMAVSAGAMAATSGDDADMSKQPLEKVAPYPKAEKGMNRQVIYLPKQEHEENYKVELLIGKTLEVDCNRHMIGGTLETKTLSGWGYDYLVLEKLSEPASTMMACPDNTKTKQFIAANLGDAAMQRYNSRLPIVVYAPKDAEVKYRIWKAEDTVSQAESK